Proteins from one Scleropages formosus chromosome 14, fSclFor1.1, whole genome shotgun sequence genomic window:
- the LOC108926879 gene encoding uncharacterized protein LOC108926879 isoform X2, with translation MEGDLTVHTYILIIVADFTFGVTYSRLNGDVTLAPAVRDTFEEILWKHNNDKVIELVRGQGIREFGKLRGRTTLNQETGELRVRNLEKRHSGRYTAEVLVEKRLQYFTFNVTVIDAVTRPTVQCEQRDSVGILRCHSEGEMGQYRWEGPNDFLMSWTEQPIGLEISRDQSSDSAYTCVVKNPVSEKSSEAFLAERCFKGHSSHGSGAVIAAAAVVTAAFIATVSGLIIGVHCVRRRDALTELRLNEKTKIFEEMNTVTMSPSNVMDENKMLQQKSPKSAADEMEGVGEEDEEAKLLQRSEVTQCSLWSEVSGEEKRKMFERNSKYVCSPNKVIDEDMRLEPNEQDTVTNENKDVEEEEEAEGQHVKGTAGPAEDCGASASLLEVQGEKLEMAGTP, from the exons GTGTGACCTACAGCAGACTGAACGGAGACGTCACACTCGCACCAGCCGTCAGGGACACTTTCGAAGAGATCCTCTGGAAACACAACAACGACAAAGTCATCGAGTTGGTCAGAGGTCAAGGAATCAGGGAGTTCGGTAAATTGAGAGGGAGGACGACGCTGAACCAGGAGACAGGAGAACTCAGAGTGAGGAACCTGGAGAAGAGACACTCTGGACGGTACACGGCTGAGGTGCTGGTGGAAAAGAGGCTCCAGTACTTTACGTTTAATGTGACGGTCATTG ACGCTGTGACCCGACCAACAGTGCAGTGTGAGCAGAGGGATTCTGTAGGGATTCTACGCTGTCACAGCGAAGGAGAGATGGGACAGTATCGGTGGGAGGGGCCTAATGATTTTTTAATGAGCTGGACTGAACAGCCAATAGGACTAGAGATCAGCAGGGATCAGAGCTCTGACTCCGCCTACACCTGTGTGGTGAAGAACCCTGTGAGTGAGAAAAGCAGTGAGGCCTTTCTTGCCGAACGCTGCTTTAAAG GACACTCATCTCATGGTAGTGgtgcagttattgctgctgctgctgttgttactGCTGCTTTTATTGCCACTGTTTCTGGTTTGATCATTGGAGTTCACTGCGTGCGCCGCAGGGATGCCCtaacag AATTAAGacttaatgaaaaaacaaagattttcGAAGAAATGAACACGGTAACGATGAGCCCCAGTAATGTGATGGATGAGAACAAGATGCTGCAACAGAAAAGCCCAAAATCTGCTGCTGATGAGATGGAAGGAGTtggagaggaggatgaggaagcaAAACTGCTGCAGCGTTCCGAGGTAACGCAGTGTTCGCTCTGGTCAG AGGTAAGTggtgaagagaaaagaaagatgtTTGAGAGAAACAGCAAGTACGTCTGCAGCCCTAATAAAGTGATCGATGAGGATATGCGACTGGAACCAAATGAACAGGATACTGTGACAAATGAGAACAAAGATgtagaagaagaggaggaagctgAAGGACAGCATGTCAAAG GAACAGCTGGTCCAGCAGAGGACTGTGGTGCTTCAGCATCTCTCCTAGAAGTGCAGGGTGAGAAGCTGGAGATGGCAGGGACACCCTAA
- the LOC108926879 gene encoding uncharacterized protein LOC108926879 isoform X3, which produces MEGDLTVHTYILIIVADFTFGVTYSRLNGDVTLAPAVRDTFEEILWKHNNDKVIELVRGQGIREFGKLRGRTTLNQETGELRVRNLEKRHSGRYTAEVLVEKRLQYFTFNVTVIDAVTRPTVQCEQRDSVGILRCHSEGEMGQYRWEGPNDFLMSWTEQPIGLEISRDQSSDSAYTCVVKNPVSEKSSEAFLAERCFKGHSSHGSGAVIAAAAVVTAAFIATVSGLIIGVHCVRRRDALTELRLNEKTKIFEEMNTVTMSPSNVMDENKMLQQKSPKSAADEMEGVGEEDEEAKLLQRSEVTQCSLWSEVSGEEKRKMFERNSKYVCSPNKVIDEDMRLEPNEQDTVTNENKDVEEEEEAEGQHVKGTAGPAEDCGASASLLEVQEKRRGLA; this is translated from the exons GTGTGACCTACAGCAGACTGAACGGAGACGTCACACTCGCACCAGCCGTCAGGGACACTTTCGAAGAGATCCTCTGGAAACACAACAACGACAAAGTCATCGAGTTGGTCAGAGGTCAAGGAATCAGGGAGTTCGGTAAATTGAGAGGGAGGACGACGCTGAACCAGGAGACAGGAGAACTCAGAGTGAGGAACCTGGAGAAGAGACACTCTGGACGGTACACGGCTGAGGTGCTGGTGGAAAAGAGGCTCCAGTACTTTACGTTTAATGTGACGGTCATTG ACGCTGTGACCCGACCAACAGTGCAGTGTGAGCAGAGGGATTCTGTAGGGATTCTACGCTGTCACAGCGAAGGAGAGATGGGACAGTATCGGTGGGAGGGGCCTAATGATTTTTTAATGAGCTGGACTGAACAGCCAATAGGACTAGAGATCAGCAGGGATCAGAGCTCTGACTCCGCCTACACCTGTGTGGTGAAGAACCCTGTGAGTGAGAAAAGCAGTGAGGCCTTTCTTGCCGAACGCTGCTTTAAAG GACACTCATCTCATGGTAGTGgtgcagttattgctgctgctgctgttgttactGCTGCTTTTATTGCCACTGTTTCTGGTTTGATCATTGGAGTTCACTGCGTGCGCCGCAGGGATGCCCtaacag AATTAAGacttaatgaaaaaacaaagattttcGAAGAAATGAACACGGTAACGATGAGCCCCAGTAATGTGATGGATGAGAACAAGATGCTGCAACAGAAAAGCCCAAAATCTGCTGCTGATGAGATGGAAGGAGTtggagaggaggatgaggaagcaAAACTGCTGCAGCGTTCCGAGGTAACGCAGTGTTCGCTCTGGTCAG AGGTAAGTggtgaagagaaaagaaagatgtTTGAGAGAAACAGCAAGTACGTCTGCAGCCCTAATAAAGTGATCGATGAGGATATGCGACTGGAACCAAATGAACAGGATACTGTGACAAATGAGAACAAAGATgtagaagaagaggaggaagctgAAGGACAGCATGTCAAAG GAACAGCTGGTCCAGCAGAGGACTGTGGTGCTTCAGCATCTCTCCTAGAAGTGCAGG
- the LOC108926879 gene encoding uncharacterized protein LOC108926879 isoform X4 has protein sequence MEGDLTVHTYILIIVADFTFGVTYSRLNGDVTLAPAVRDTFEEILWKHNNDKVIELVRGQGIREFGKLRGRTTLNQETGELRVRNLEKRHSGRYTAEVLVEKRLQYFTFNVTVIDAVTRPTVQCEQRDSVGILRCHSEGEMGQYRWEGPNDFLMSWTEQPIGLEISRDQSSDSAYTCVVKNPVSEKSSEAFLAERCFKGHSSHGSGAVIAAAAVVTAAFIATVSGLIIGVHCVRRRDALTELRLNEKTKIFEEMNTVTMSPSNVMDENKMLQQKSPKSAADEMEGVGEEDEEAKLLQRSEVTQCSLWSEVSGEEKRKMFERNSKYVCSPNKVIDEDMRLEPNEQDTVTNENKDVEEEEEAEGQHVKEKRRGLA, from the exons GTGTGACCTACAGCAGACTGAACGGAGACGTCACACTCGCACCAGCCGTCAGGGACACTTTCGAAGAGATCCTCTGGAAACACAACAACGACAAAGTCATCGAGTTGGTCAGAGGTCAAGGAATCAGGGAGTTCGGTAAATTGAGAGGGAGGACGACGCTGAACCAGGAGACAGGAGAACTCAGAGTGAGGAACCTGGAGAAGAGACACTCTGGACGGTACACGGCTGAGGTGCTGGTGGAAAAGAGGCTCCAGTACTTTACGTTTAATGTGACGGTCATTG ACGCTGTGACCCGACCAACAGTGCAGTGTGAGCAGAGGGATTCTGTAGGGATTCTACGCTGTCACAGCGAAGGAGAGATGGGACAGTATCGGTGGGAGGGGCCTAATGATTTTTTAATGAGCTGGACTGAACAGCCAATAGGACTAGAGATCAGCAGGGATCAGAGCTCTGACTCCGCCTACACCTGTGTGGTGAAGAACCCTGTGAGTGAGAAAAGCAGTGAGGCCTTTCTTGCCGAACGCTGCTTTAAAG GACACTCATCTCATGGTAGTGgtgcagttattgctgctgctgctgttgttactGCTGCTTTTATTGCCACTGTTTCTGGTTTGATCATTGGAGTTCACTGCGTGCGCCGCAGGGATGCCCtaacag AATTAAGacttaatgaaaaaacaaagattttcGAAGAAATGAACACGGTAACGATGAGCCCCAGTAATGTGATGGATGAGAACAAGATGCTGCAACAGAAAAGCCCAAAATCTGCTGCTGATGAGATGGAAGGAGTtggagaggaggatgaggaagcaAAACTGCTGCAGCGTTCCGAGGTAACGCAGTGTTCGCTCTGGTCAG AGGTAAGTggtgaagagaaaagaaagatgtTTGAGAGAAACAGCAAGTACGTCTGCAGCCCTAATAAAGTGATCGATGAGGATATGCGACTGGAACCAAATGAACAGGATACTGTGACAAATGAGAACAAAGATgtagaagaagaggaggaagctgAAGGACAGCATGTCAAAG